The Shinella zoogloeoides genome contains the following window.
GCAGGCCGAAGACCGGGCGCGGGCCGTCTGACGCCATGCCGCTCGCAAACCTCCCCGCCTTCGCCTCCGACCTGATCGCCGCGCTGGAAGCGCTCGGCACGGAGCGAGTCGACACGCCGGTCATCCAGCCGGCCGAACCCTTCCTCGACATGGCGGGCGAGGACCTGCGCCGGCGCATCTTCATGACGGAGAGCGAGACGGGCAAGAGCCTGTGCCTCAGGCCCGAATTCACCATTCCCGTCTGCCTGCGCCACATCGAGACGGCGACCGGCACGCCGAAGCGCTACGCCTATCTCGGCCAGGTCTTCCGCCAGCGCCGCGAGGGGCCGAACGAATTCTACCAAGCCGGCATCGAGGACCTCGGCGAGCCGGATGTCGCCCGCGCCGACGCGCGCGCCGTCCGCGATGCGCTTGCCGTCCTTGCGAACGGCCTGCCGGGCGTCGATCTTGCCATCGTGCTCGGCGACCAGTCGGTCTTCGAGGCGGTGGTCGCGGCCTGCGGCCTGCCGGCCGGCTGGCAGAAGCGGTTGGTCCATGCCTTCGGCAACCAGGTGCGCCTGCAAAAGCTGATGGCCGATCTTTCCGATCCCGCGCCCTCGGGCGTCTTCGGTCCGGAGGTCGACCGCCTCGCCATTCTCGGCACGCTGGAGGACGAGGCGAAGCTGGTCGCCCATATCGACGCGACCATGGAGGCGACCGGCTATTCCACCAATGCTAGCCGCAGCCCCGCCGATATCGCCCGCCGCCTGCGCGAGAAGATGGAGCTTGCCAATACCCGTCTCGACCACCGCACGCTCACCCTGCTCAAGGAATTCCTGGCGCTGGAGCTGAGCCTTGCCGATGCGCCCGCGGCGCTTGCCGCCTTCGCGGA
Protein-coding sequences here:
- a CDS encoding ATP phosphoribosyltransferase regulatory subunit, which translates into the protein MPLANLPAFASDLIAALEALGTERVDTPVIQPAEPFLDMAGEDLRRRIFMTESETGKSLCLRPEFTIPVCLRHIETATGTPKRYAYLGQVFRQRREGPNEFYQAGIEDLGEPDVARADARAVRDALAVLANGLPGVDLAIVLGDQSVFEAVVAACGLPAGWQKRLVHAFGNQVRLQKLMADLSDPAPSGVFGPEVDRLAILGTLEDEAKLVAHIDATMEATGYSTNASRSPADIARRLREKMELANTRLDHRTLTLLKEFLALELSLADAPAALAAFADKAGLSLGSALAGFESRVAALREIGVDPAGITYRAAFGRPLDYYTGLVFEIAPVGGDLVLAGGGRFDRLLTLLGAKERIPAVGFSLWLDRIESVKEAAA